GACGTTCTCCAGGCCAGCTTTTCCCTGAATAGGGACGTGGACGCCAAAGGCCGCCCGTCCTCCGGTGTATACGGCGGTACCGTCAATATAGAAGTCGAATCCACCGAAGACACTTCGGTGATCGAAGGCATGGTCAACAGCCAGTTCAAACCCGTCAGCGGCAGCATCGTCTTTAAGAAGAGCGAGGAAGACGCCAAGATGAAAGAACTCCAGTTCGAGGACGCATACGTTATCCAGTACAACGAAGGTATCAATGTCGTGGGCAACTATCCCATGACGCTGAGCTTCGTGATCAGCGCCCGCAAGCTCAAAATGGGCAACGCGGAACACGTCAACGACTGGCCTAAATAAGTTTTTGGCTGACTACACCTATAAAGGGCGACCCCGGTTTTTGCCGGGGCGCCTTTTCTCCTGCACGCGTCTTCCTATGCAACGCAAACGATCCATACACCGTCAGGGCCCCGTCCACGCCCCCCTCACCAAGCGCGCGGCCGTCGCCCAGCCCACCGATCTGGAATACATCCATTTTTTCGACACCTGTGAGATCCACAAGGAACGCCTGCCGGAAATAGATAAGACCATCGACGGGAAAATCATCCCGGGGAAACCCCGCTACCAGAATATTTCAGCGCTCGTGGGGGGCGCCCCGGCGGCCGGCACGCCTTCGCTGTCGCTGTCTCCGCTGCCGATGTTTTCGCCGACGTCGCCGTCCACGGGCGGGCTTTCCGACCTGGGCTCCGGTGTGATCCACACGACCCCACCCTCATTCGATTCCCGGTGGTCGGCGCTCAATGAACCTTCGGGCTTTGGTTTTTCCAGCCTTGGTCTACCCGCGCTCACCCAGGGCCTGCCCGGTTTTGGCAAAAGCTTTAGCCTCCCTCCCTCGCCCTACAACACCAGCGGCCGCATCCCCTGGTATTTCATCGCCTGCGTCCACTACCGCGAATGCGGGTTTAGCTTCAAAAAACATTTGCACAACGGCGACCCCCTCACCGCCTATACGACCCATGTCCCCGCCAACCGGCCACAGGTAGGTCACCCGCCGCCCTTTACCTTTGAAGAGAGCGCGGTGGATGCCCTCAAACTAATGAAGTTCGACAAGATCGCCGGGTGGCCGCTCCCCGTCATCCTCCGCAAGCTGGAGGCCTACAACGGGTTTGGGTATACGTCTATCCACAAAATCCCGTCCCCGTATCTCTGGGGATATTCCAACCTCTACACCAAGGGACTGTATGTGTCCGATGGTAAATTCGACGACAACGCCGTGAGCAAGCAGATGGGAACAGCGGTAATCCTGAAGCGGATGGAAGAAAGAGGGCTGATCAGCATACCCAGATCATGAGAAAGCATCATCATATTATCCTTGTTTCTTCGGCGTTGCTCCTCGGACAAATCGCCTGCCAGGCGGTGACGCCGGAGGCGCGGCCTGAGGGCGCGGCCACAAGCGGCGCTACGGCTGCGCCCGCGTCCAGCGCAACTGCGGCTGCGCCGGGGGGCGCGCCAGCGTCTAGCGCCGTCTCCGCCCACTCCGCCCCCGACGAAACCCTCTTCCGCCAGGCCTTCCGCCACCTGCAGGCGGCCGTCGCCAGTAACGACACCGCGGCGATCCGCGGGCTGTTGCACTTCCCGCTGTTGACCTCCCCGCAATGGACAAACGACGACCTCCGCGACCGCAGCGCCGATACCTCGGGCGGCGTCATCCACGCCACTGACTTTTCGCGGCTGTATGGGTCGATCTTTCACCGGGACGTACGCCGCCTGTTGCCAAAGGCAGGTGAAAACAGCCTGGCGGAGATCGCGCCGGATACCAAGGAGGATTATTATAAAAGACTGGCCCGGCAGACCGATCCCGGGAGCCACCTGTACGAGCTGTACATGCAATACTCCGACGGTTATTTCGGGTTTGTCTTTGGACGGGTTGGGGGAACGTACAAGGTGATCAGCTATTACGCCAAATGGCCCGTAACATAAAAAAATTCCGACCATGGATACAAAAATGAATATAGACCTGAGCATAGAGGGAACCACCATAGCGCATTTCAACTCGTTTACCCTGAAACAGGCGTTTAACGAGCACCACTATTTCGAGCTCCGGTTTAACCATGACCAGATGGGCGAGCCGGGGATGATCACCCTGGAGGACTCCAAGGGATTTATGGGCAAGAACCTCACCATCCAGTTTGGAGTGGATGGGGGAGGGGCCCAGCAAACCTTTACGGGGAAGGTGACAAAAGTGGAGCTGGCGCAAAGCCACGGCTATCATGGGATCATCATCGTCAGTGGGTTTAGTCCGACCATCCTGATCGACCGCGGGCCCGATATGGGTTCTTACCTGGCCAAGGACCTGTCGACCATTGTCCGCCAGGCAACACAGGACGCGCCCTCCAACGACCTCCGGATCAGTTTGAATCCATCCAGGACCGGCCCCATCGACTACATCATCCAGTATAGGGAAAGCGACTTTGACTTTATCAACCGGCTTTCGGCCGAATACTTCGAATGGTTTTACTATGACGGTGTCCAGTTAAACTTTGGCAAACCTGCCCAGCAGGCGAACGATGTGCAGCTGACCTATGGCCGGGACCTGCACGCGTTGCAATACGCCATGCAGGTGGCGCCGCTGAAGTATAAAAAGTTTGCCTACCAGCCGTTGGAAGATCAGTTGCTGAGCTCGGAAAGCAACGCGCCGCAAGGAGGACAACCGGATTTGAGTTACGCCGTGCAGGCAAGCAACACGGTATACAGCAAGGTGTACAGCCAGCCCACCCCCATCCGCATCGATTCCAAGTCGGACATCGACAGCCATGTGCAAAACGAATCCAGCGCCCTGGTCAGCGACCTGCTCCGGATCAGCGGGGGCGGGAACAATCCCCTCGTCCAGTTGGGGGGAACGGTCAACGTGGACATGAGCGTCCGGCAGGATGCCGACTTTACCACCCAAAACCTGGGTCGCTTCCTGGTGACCACGGTCTTTCACCAGTTCGACGGGCTGGGCCACTATTACAACAGCTTTGAGGCCGTCGTGGCCGATACGCAGCACATCCCCGTGCGATCCTATCAAAAACCCGAGCCCGATCTACAGTTGGGCATCGTCCTGGACAACAACGACCCGAAAAACCAAGGCAGGGTAAAAGTAACCTTCAAGTGGGACTGCACCAGCAACGACCCGACCGAATGGTTGCGGGTGGCCAGCCCCAACGCCGGCAAGGGAGACGCCGGGAGTAACCGCGGATTTATGGTCGTCCCCGAAGTGGGCGACCAGGTCGTGATTGGTTTTGAAGAGGGCAACATCGCCCGGCCGGTTGTACTGGGTTGCGTCTATCACGGGAACAACGTAGACAGCAGCGGCTTCACCAACAGCAATACCAAGGCGATGACCTCCCGGAAAGGAAGCACCCTGACATTTAACGACGCTTCCCACGCGCTTAACCTTCAAACAACCGCCGCCAACACCCTTCAGATCCTGGAGCAACAAGGGGCCATGTCGCTCACGGCCGCCAAAAGCGTCCTTCACCAGTCGGGGAACAATACCATCCTTGTCCATAGCGAGGACAATTCCATTACCCTGACCGCCGACACGACGATCACGCTGACTTCCGGGAAGGGTTCCATCACGATTCACAAGGATGGCACCATCTCCATCAAGGGAGAAATCGTCACCGTCGAGGCCAAGAACAACCATATCAAAGGCGAGTCGAAGCTGGACGGGGGCAACGTATTCATAAATTAAACAGCGACGGATGCTTACGTTTGGGATCAAGAATACTGTAGACAAGCAATTGTTTTTCCGGGAGCCCTTTTCCCAGAAATACACCCTGACCATCCGCACCGACGTGATGGCGGGGTCGCTGCCTATTCAAACCGTCACCGAGATCCGGTGGGACCTGCGCGTACTGCGGGTGGAGGAAGAAGAGACGGAGATCGAGGTACTGACGTTGGATAACGAACTGATCGAGACCAACAACCCTTACTTACGCGACCTGGCCCGGATGAACCAGGCCTTTGCCCGCATGTACAGCGAGATCCGCGTCACCGTCGACCGGAGCGGCCAGGTGATCCGGGTGTTGAATGAAGAGGTGATCCGGAAAAAATGGGCGGCCACGAAGCGGGAAATGGAAGCCATCGACCAGCAATCGAACGCCATCCGCGGGATCGTTCAGATGAACGACGACATTTTTACAAGCCCGGAGAAGATCGTGGAAGCCGTCCAGCACAACGAGTTTTTCGACCTCTACTTCAACCAGGTATATGGCCGGCGGATACCCGGGGAGACGCCCCCCAAGACCAAATGGAATCAATTCCAACAGGTCAAGGTGGAATGGGGATATGACCTGGGCGCGGACACCCCGCTACCCGCGGCGGGGAATGTACACGCCGTTTCCGTGGACGTAAAAGGGTATCCCCTGACGCGTTTGGACAAGACGTGGATCAAAAAAGCCTATGGGGCTTTTCAGAATATAGACCTGGAGCGGCTTCAGCCCCGGTTGTCGGAACTGGGCAAATACGCGATCGAGCCAAAGACCGGAAGACTGAAGGAAGCTTACCTCCTGAAGGAGGAAGTGGCGGACCCGCAATTGGTTTTTTCAAAAATGGAATACACCCTGACGAGCCAAACCTAGTCCTATGGGAGCAAAAATTATCACGGAAAAAGACTTCTGGCAGTGCAGCGGCGGGAACATGCCCGCCCCTATGCAATCGACCCAGTTGGTCGCCAGGAAACAGGACGGCCATAAATATATTACGATCAACGACAAATCGACCCAGAGCTTTGTCGACTTTGCGTGTAAGAAACTGATGTGGCTGATGGCCCTGGTGGCCGCCGTCATTGCGGTGTGTGTGGTCGCCACCGGGGGGGCCGCCCTGATCGCCATCGGGGCCATCGCGGGTGCTGCCGGCGCCGTTTTTGGCGCCGTCGTCGGCAGCCTGATTTGCGGGCAAAAGGCCGCCATGGCACGGCATTGGATCGGGCAAAAAGACAACCTCAAAATCCTGGGGACGCCGACGGTGACGGGTGCGCATAAGATGGTTTGCAGTATCTTTAACGAGGAGATCACCTTTGCCCCGAACATCAAAAGCTGGTGGCAGGCCGTCGCCTTGGGCGCGGCCAATTTTATCGGGGGTGTTTTGCAAGGGGCGATGGTGGGCGCTGCCGTGGGTGGCGGCGCCGCACTGATACAGGGCGGCGTGGCTGCGCTCGCAGAAGGCGGTGTTTCGGGCTTGGGACGGGGCGCTTTACAGCTCGTAAAGTCGCTGCCCGGAAACGTCGTCGGCAATGTCGTCAGTTCCTGGGCCACCGGCATGGGGCTCGGGCTCCGCGGGCTCCTCGGTGCCCAGAATGTCGCCGCCACCTATGGTGAAACCGGGCAGGCCGGGGTAGGGGACTTCGCCTCGGGCGCCGTGAGCATGGAAACCGGTACCGTTCAGTCTGCCAAAAATGTGTTTACGGGGCAGGGTACCGCTTCGGACTACTTGGGTCTGGCGTTGTGGATGACGCCCATCCATGAATCGACAAAACCGAAAAGCGCTCCCGCGGAAGAGGGCGGTGGCGGCAAAGGCCAACCGGAAGGAGATAAGCCCTCGGAGGAAGAAGCACCGAAGACCGAGGGGCCGCAAGCCGAAACCCCGGCCGAGGGCAAGAACGGAGAAGCGTTTGAGGACAATAAGGAGCTGAATGATAAGCAAACCGGCGATGCCGGGGAAGCGGCCGTCATCGACAAGCTCAAGAAGGAAGGATACGACGAAATCCTGCAGATCCAGAACAACTCCGGGCACGGGGTGGACGTGATCGGCAGGAATTCAAAGACCGGGGACGTCAAGTGTATCGAGGTCAAGGCCAATACTTCCCAGCTCAGCGCAGACCAGGCGAAAGGCGGGGAATGGTACGTCAACGACCGGCTGAAAAAAGCCGCCAGCGGCGCTCCGTATTACAGGGTACCCCCCAACCCCGCGGACCTGCCCACCAACGCAAAGCTGGCCCAGCGATGGATACAGAATGCACCCAACGTGGATTACGAGGTGCACCGTGTCGACGTAGACCGGTCAAACGGGAACGTAGGGAATATAAAGGTGTCGCCCTGGGACGCGCCCAAGCCGGAAGGCGAGGGCACCGGCGGCGATGCGACGGGCGCGGGCGGCGACGCAACCGGCGATGCGGTGGAGGCGCCACAAGGCGCAGGTTCCGCCGGCGATCATTAAAAAAATAGAAAATGAACAGTACCGAACAAAAAGTAAGCGAAGTCACCCACGAGCTCGATGAATGGCTGAAGAAACCCAACGCGACGGATTTTTATTTTAACGAACCCGTAGCCGAGGTACGAAAGGTTCTGGAAGAGCCCAAGCTGCTCAAAAGCATTTTGGTCGACTTCATGTCCCTGAATACCTGGTACGGGTACCACTTCATATACAACGCCCTCGCCGGGGCAAAGGTGAACGGCGACCAAACGAACTTTGCCGGCAATGCCTACTACACCGCCGCGATCGCGGCCGTATTTGCGCAGGGCTATGCCGGGAATCCCCCCAAGATCCAGTTCACGGATATGACCTTCTGGCTGGCCGCTTGTCTGCACGCCCGGTGGTATGAGGAAAGCGGCCGCCTGATCCGCGCCATCGACCGGGAGCTGGGGACCAAATTCTTAAAAGGCGGGCTGAACTTTTCCAAAGCCGGCTGGTTTATCGTACAGGTCGCTAACAAAGGCTTCGGTCTAACCATCGACACGGCCAAATTCAACTACCCCAAGGATATGGGTGTATACCGGAATGTGCTGGACAACTGGGACACGGCCGACACGGAGATCGTCGACAAGATGGTTTCCACCCTTTGCGACTATCACCTGAGCCAGGCTTATTTCAACGAAGACAATTCCCCCGAGTTCAGCAACCTGGAGGAATATGTCTACGTCTATGAAGTCCTGGCCTGGCTGTCCGTCCGGGATAGGAAGGGGCTGCGCAATCCGGGCAACTATACACATCCCCTGATGCAGCTTGCCGTCAATAAGCTGCCGGACGCACCCCTGCCGTTTGCGAAAATGGAGCTGGGCGAGACGATATTGGGCCGCCTGAAGGAGGAGTTCCCGGCGGCGGCGCTTTAAACCTCCCTCGTGAAGTGGTGCGCGCTGATCACGTATTTTTTATTGAGATATAACCGGTGCGCATCCTTGCGATGATGCCCCGAGTCTAATTGCACGTTGGTCTTCCCCTCTGCTTTGGCAAGCGCGTGGATATAATCCAGGAGGGCACTCCCATATCCCTTGCCCCGGTAGGTGGGGAGGGTGCTCAGGTCGTCGATATAGATACCGGGTCCGGAGGACAGCTTGTGCATGTTCCGGAAGCCGGAAAACGCGGCGATCACTTCGGCGCCGTTTTCTTCGACAACGGCGCCGATCATACGAAACCCGTCTTCGGCCATCTGCGCCCGTACCTGGGCCAGGTAATGTTCGTGGCGGAGGTGGGGACGCAGGGCGTAGACGGCGGGCCAGGCGAGGAGGATGTCTTGGTCGGTGAGAAGGGGTCTTATCGTCATAATTTTTATTCGGGTTTCATCCGGGTGGATACGCCAATCCGGTTCCACGCGTTAATGGTGATGATCATCATGATGATGGCAGCGGTCCGCGCAGGGCCGAAGACGTCAACGGCGCGGGCATAGGTGTTGTCGGTAAGGCCTTCTTTGTGGATCAGGGTGATCTCCTCGGTCATCGCGAGAATAATGCGCTCTTCTTCGCTAAACTGCGGTGACTCGCGCCAAACGCTCATCAGGTAAATACGTTGTTCGGTTTCGCCGAGTTTGCGGGCGTCTGCCGTGTGCATATTGACGCAATAGGCGCAACCGTTGATCTGGGAGGCCCGGATCCGGATCATCTCTTTGTGCAAAGGGGAGACGTCTTTGACGGAGGCCACGTAGCTTTCGAGGGCCAGCATGGGCTTGTAGGCGGCGGGGTCGACTTCCTTGATCCTGATTCTTTCGTTCATGGTGTTTTTTTTCGCCCCCAAAACTACCGGTTCCTTGGTCTATCTTTATAGTCCAGATTTACTATTTCAAGTAGTCCAGCTATGTTGCCCTACGCTACACTGGTCCAGATCGACCGGAATGCCCCATTGCCCGTGTACAAACAAGTGGCCCACCGGCTGGTGAGCCTCATCCAGGAAGGACGTATCCAGCCGGGTGCCTTTTTGCCCGGTACCCGGGAGCTCGCGGCGCTGCTGACGCTGCACCGGAAAACGGTGGTCGCGGCGTATGAAGAGCTGGAGCGCCAGGACTGGATCAGAACGATCCCCCGCAAGGGCGTCCTGGTATCCCCGGACCTGCCGGAAGTCAAACCCCGGACCTTTCAGCCGGGGAAGGGGACGGGGGCCTATAAGGGTGGTACGGGGTTTGATTTTACCCACCAGGAAACGCAACCTCCTCCGCTCATCGCCTCTCCGCGGTTCCGGCTGGTGATCAATGATGGTTTCCCGGATGTACGGGAATCCCCCCTGGCCTTGCTCTTGAGGGAATGCCGGCGGGTCAGTCAAACGCGGGCCTATGCCCACCGCCTCATGTATGGAAGGCCCTCCGGTACGGATCACCTCCGGGAAGCCCTGGCTACCCACCTGTCCGCCTCCCGGGGGCTTGCCATCGGGCCGGAAAATGTACTGGTGACCCGGGGAGCCCAGATGAGCATTTACCTGGCGGCGGCCCTGCTCATCCGGCCGGGGGATAAGGTGATCGTAGGTACGACAAATTATCACTACGCCGACCTTTGTTTTGAACAACTGGGTGCCCAACTGGTCCGCGTCCCCGTTGACGAGCAAGGGATCGACGTACAGGCCGTTGCCGCCGTCTGCAAGCGCACCAGGATCCGGATGCTTTATGTTGTCCCGCACCACCACCATCCCACCACCGTCACCCTCAGCGCCGAGCGAAGGATGCACCTTCTGGAGCTGATCCGGGACCAAAACCTCGCCGTCATCGAAGACGACTACGACTATGACTTTCATTATGCATCGGGGCCTATCCTGCCGCTGGCCAGCGGGGATCACGGGGGCAATGTGTTGTATACCGGCTCGATGACCAAATCGCTGGCGCTGTCGATCCGGATCGGTTTCCTGGTGGCGCCCGCCGTTTTTGTAGAAGAAGCCGCGCGGTTTCGACGTCTCCTGGACCTCAGGGGAGACAACCTGGTAGAAGAAGCCCTGGCGGGGCTGATCGATAACGGCGACATCGACCGTCACCTCAAAAAGACGAATAAGCTATTTAAGGAGCGCAGGGATGTGTTTTGCGACCTGCTCACCGGGCAACTGGGCGGCCTGGTCGACTTCAAAAAACCGGACGGGGGAATGGCCGTCTGGGCGCGGTTCCCCAAAAGGTTTTCGATACCGCGTCTGTCCGCCCGGGCGGGGGAACTGGGGTTGCTCATAGGAGATGGGTCGGCCTATCGTACGGTAGGTTCCGCCGAAAATGGCATTCGGATGGGGTTTGCGTCGCTGACGACCACAGAGATCCGGGAGGCCATTCGCCTCCTTAAACGGGCCGCCGAGGCTTAGTGCGTCAACGCCATCCCCACCGTGTCCTCCACGGTCCACTCCAGGGTGTTGCGGTCCACACGGAAAATATTCCGTGTCAGCAACCGGTCTCCCTTTTTGAAGTACTCGTGTACGAGGATCTTCATGTTGGCGATGTTGTCGACGTCATGCTCCGGGCAGATAAAGACCTGGTTTTTGGCAGGAATGCTGACCATGACGTTGTCGTTGAGCTCCCCGCAGACCCACTCCCATACGTGCGGCAGGCAGATGGATGCAGACTCGTGGTACCCCCCGGACATCAGGGCGTACCCTCCGAAATGGGCTCTCCCCAGTTCGAAGTTGACATCCCGGTCCAGGTTTCTGGCCGCCAGCGTGTGCAAGGTTTCCACCGTCATGCCCTTGGGCAGGTCTTTTTGCAAGAGGAACTCATAGCGATCGTTCTTTTCCACAGCATAAAAAATGCACAGGTCATCCAGCCAGAACTGGAACACCGGCATATTCTCGCCTTGGAAGAGTTGTTTGACCGAATCGCGGCAGTTGTCCCGGGTAAAAGGGTAAGTCACTTTGATCCACGGGAGGACGTCGTTTTTGGCTTCCTGGAAGAAGCGCTGATGTCCAGGGTGCTGGACATCACGGTTGTCAATACCGTCTTTGGTAAATAGTTTCTTAAGGAACATGTTTTCAAGGGATATGGATACAACCAAATATACATTTTAAGGGGGGGCTCTCCAAATATTCGCCTAACAATTTTTTAATGCGTCATTTCCTGCCCTTCCGGCTAGTTTTGCAGGATCACCGATGATCACCGCTGTAGATGTCGACTGACTGCAACATTGCCCGGCAGGAGCAACAATTCACACAATTGTTCAGGGAATACGCTCCCCGGATCTTCTATTATTTTAAAAAACATGTCCGCCGGGAAGACGTGGCGGAAGACCTGGTACAGGAAGTATTCGCCAGTATCTGGCGAAGAAAAGACAGCTTGCTGGTGGACGACATCCTGCCTGCGGGGATCGGCGCCTATCTTTTTGTGGCCACCCGGAATCATTTATACAATTACCTCGAAAAGTCGGTCAGGGACAAGAAAGCCCCCGGTGCCGACACCGCGTATACCCACGTCGAAGAATATTTGTCCGAAAGACAAAAGAAGGAGCACTACCGGATTATCCTCGATACACTCAGCCCCCAGCGGCGCCAGGCCTTTCAACTGAGCCGCGACTACAACCTGTCCTACCAGGAGATTGCCGACCAGATGGGCATTGCGCCCCGGACGGTAGAAAAACACATCTCCGCTGCCCTCCAGACCCTGCGCACCCGTATGGTGGAATGGATCCTCCTGGTGGTGTTGTTCATAAATTGGTAACATAACCCATTACGGGTAGCCGCCTGGTATACTGTACTTCTCTCTTGTATGGATATACTGGAAGCAAAGGTCATCGTTCAAAAGGTTCTGGAAGGCAACGCAACGCACGGAGAAATCGCCGGGTTGCGCGCATTTATCGAAGGGCAACCCGATAAGGACGCCCTGGTGGCCACCCTTTTTCCTGCCGGGGAATTCTGGGACCAGGAAGAAAAGGCGCTGCCCGGAGGGGTGGAGCAAAGGGTATTAAAGGCGATCCTGCATCCGCAGGCGCCGGTCGTCCCCTTGCGCAGAAGATGGTTTTCCGGCAGGCGCCTGGCCGCCGCTGGCGCGGCTGCTGCCCTCGTGGCCGCTTGTTTTTTTCTATATAAGGCGAACACCGGAGGCCACCCCACAGCGATGTTGTACGATTCGGTCGCCGTCGGCGAAGGACATTTTGAAAACATCGTGCTTGGCGACGGGACACATCTCACCCTCAACGGCGGCAGTATCCTGCGCTGGCTTAAAACAAACAACAGGGAGGTATACCTCGACGGCGAAGCTTTTTTTGACGTCGCCAGGGACAGCCTCCGGCCTTTTGTCATTCATTCACCCTCCTTCACCACCACCGTGCTGGGCACGTCCTTTGACATCCGCTCCCGTAGCCGCGAAGCCATTTCCAGGGTGGCCGTTGCTACGGGTAAAATCAGGATCGACGCAGGCGGCCAGCGATCATTCGCCACGCCCGGACAACAGGTCAGCCTGATCAGGGACAGCCTTCGAAAATCAACCGTCGATATTGCCTCCATCGGATCCTGGAAAGAACACCGGTTTTACTATGACCGTGCAAGCCTGAAAGACATCTTAGGCGACCTGGAAACGGTGTATGGCCTTCATTTCAACATCATCGATCCGGACGTACTGTCCTGTACATATAGTACTACGTTCAAAAACGTATCCCCCGACGACATCCTCGAAACGTTGACGCTTATGGGACGAGTGCATTTCACCAAAAAAGATGACCGTATCGAAGTGACGGGCAAGGCCTGTCGATAGACATTGTAAACATTAAAACCATATTGCCCATGCGCGGCATTGTTCCGTTTGTTGCCGGTCTGTTCTTATGGACCTTATCCACCTTTTTGCCCACCTTCAGCCAGGCGCAGGATATGCACGTACCCCTGG
This sequence is a window from Dinghuibacter silviterrae. Protein-coding genes within it:
- the tssD gene encoding type VI secretion system tube protein TssD, which produces MAFKAQLTIGSKKFDVLQASFSLNRDVDAKGRPSSGVYGGTVNIEVESTEDTSVIEGMVNSQFKPVSGSIVFKKSEEDAKMKELQFEDAYVIQYNEGINVVGNYPMTLSFVISARKLKMGNAEHVNDWPK
- a CDS encoding sigma-70 family RNA polymerase sigma factor — protein: MSTDCNIARQEQQFTQLFREYAPRIFYYFKKHVRREDVAEDLVQEVFASIWRRKDSLLVDDILPAGIGAYLFVATRNHLYNYLEKSVRDKKAPGADTAYTHVEEYLSERQKKEHYRIILDTLSPQRRQAFQLSRDYNLSYQEIADQMGIAPRTVEKHISAALQTLRTRMVEWILLVVLFINW
- a CDS encoding GNAT family N-acetyltransferase is translated as MTIRPLLTDQDILLAWPAVYALRPHLRHEHYLAQVRAQMAEDGFRMIGAVVEENGAEVIAAFSGFRNMHKLSSGPGIYIDDLSTLPTYRGKGYGSALLDYIHALAKAEGKTNVQLDSGHHRKDAHRLYLNKKYVISAHHFTREV
- a CDS encoding type VI secretion system Vgr family protein, which translates into the protein MDTKMNIDLSIEGTTIAHFNSFTLKQAFNEHHYFELRFNHDQMGEPGMITLEDSKGFMGKNLTIQFGVDGGGAQQTFTGKVTKVELAQSHGYHGIIIVSGFSPTILIDRGPDMGSYLAKDLSTIVRQATQDAPSNDLRISLNPSRTGPIDYIIQYRESDFDFINRLSAEYFEWFYYDGVQLNFGKPAQQANDVQLTYGRDLHALQYAMQVAPLKYKKFAYQPLEDQLLSSESNAPQGGQPDLSYAVQASNTVYSKVYSQPTPIRIDSKSDIDSHVQNESSALVSDLLRISGGGNNPLVQLGGTVNVDMSVRQDADFTTQNLGRFLVTTVFHQFDGLGHYYNSFEAVVADTQHIPVRSYQKPEPDLQLGIVLDNNDPKNQGRVKVTFKWDCTSNDPTEWLRVASPNAGKGDAGSNRGFMVVPEVGDQVVIGFEEGNIARPVVLGCVYHGNNVDSSGFTNSNTKAMTSRKGSTLTFNDASHALNLQTTAANTLQILEQQGAMSLTAAKSVLHQSGNNTILVHSEDNSITLTADTTITLTSGKGSITIHKDGTISIKGEIVTVEAKNNHIKGESKLDGGNVFIN
- a CDS encoding aminotransferase-like domain-containing protein; the encoded protein is MLPYATLVQIDRNAPLPVYKQVAHRLVSLIQEGRIQPGAFLPGTRELAALLTLHRKTVVAAYEELERQDWIRTIPRKGVLVSPDLPEVKPRTFQPGKGTGAYKGGTGFDFTHQETQPPPLIASPRFRLVINDGFPDVRESPLALLLRECRRVSQTRAYAHRLMYGRPSGTDHLREALATHLSASRGLAIGPENVLVTRGAQMSIYLAAALLIRPGDKVIVGTTNYHYADLCFEQLGAQLVRVPVDEQGIDVQAVAAVCKRTRIRMLYVVPHHHHPTTVTLSAERRMHLLELIRDQNLAVIEDDYDYDFHYASGPILPLASGDHGGNVLYTGSMTKSLALSIRIGFLVAPAVFVEEAARFRRLLDLRGDNLVEEALAGLIDNGDIDRHLKKTNKLFKERRDVFCDLLTGQLGGLVDFKKPDGGMAVWARFPKRFSIPRLSARAGELGLLIGDGSAYRTVGSAENGIRMGFASLTTTEIREAIRLLKRAAEA
- a CDS encoding carboxymuconolactone decarboxylase family protein, translating into MNERIRIKEVDPAAYKPMLALESYVASVKDVSPLHKEMIRIRASQINGCAYCVNMHTADARKLGETEQRIYLMSVWRESPQFSEEERIILAMTEEITLIHKEGLTDNTYARAVDVFGPARTAAIIMMIITINAWNRIGVSTRMKPE
- a CDS encoding FecR family protein encodes the protein MDILEAKVIVQKVLEGNATHGEIAGLRAFIEGQPDKDALVATLFPAGEFWDQEEKALPGGVEQRVLKAILHPQAPVVPLRRRWFSGRRLAAAGAAAALVAACFFLYKANTGGHPTAMLYDSVAVGEGHFENIVLGDGTHLTLNGGSILRWLKTNNREVYLDGEAFFDVARDSLRPFVIHSPSFTTTVLGTSFDIRSRSREAISRVAVATGKIRIDAGGQRSFATPGQQVSLIRDSLRKSTVDIASIGSWKEHRFYYDRASLKDILGDLETVYGLHFNIIDPDVLSCTYSTTFKNVSPDDILETLTLMGRVHFTKKDDRIEVTGKACR